The sequence below is a genomic window from Lysobacter capsici.
CGAACCCGGGCTCCTTGTCGGCGATCACGTCGGCCTTGACGTTGCCGAAGGTCGTCTCCGGCTTGTGCCGGATGCCGTCGTAGAAAGCCTGCAGGATAGCTTCCTTGAAGCGCGCGCCGCGCGGATGTTCGCGCACCACCGCCTCGCGTTGCGCGTCGCTGTAGCGGTCGTAGGTCAGGCCCAGCACGTCCATCTCTACGCCCGCGGTGACCAGCGCGATCAGCGGATGCATGTGCTGCGGAATGCCGGGCGTGGTGTGCAGCGCGATCGCAGTCCAGACCGTGTCAATGTCGTAGGGGGCGATGCCGCGCGCGCCGAGGAAATCGCGCGCCGCATTGGCGCCGTCGACCTCGAACCGTTCGCAGGCGCTGCTGTGGCGGTGGGTCAGCCCGAGATCGTGGAACATGCAGCCGCAGTACAACAGCTCCGGATCGAACTTCAGCCCGCGCTCGCGGCCGGCCAGCGCGGCGAAGTAGTACACCCGGCTGGAATGATGGAACAGCAGCGGCGAGGCGGTGTCGCGGACCAGCTCGGTGATCTCGCGCGCCAGCGCGCTGTCGGGAATGCGGATGCCGTCGATGTCGGGGTTCATGGCCGTGTCGGGAGTCGGGGGACTTTCATGCTCCACCCGGGGTGCGATGTCCTCAATCGGCGCAATACGTCCTAGACTGCCATTTCACGCGTGCAGCCGACGCCGGTGCGTCGAGAGGCGAATGTCATGGCCCGAACCATCGCGATCCTCGCCCTGCCGTCGGTGCAACTGCTCGACGTCTCCGGTCCGCTGGACGTGTTCGCGCAAGCCAATACCGAAACCGGACGCGAGGCCTACGCGCTGCGCGTGGTCGCCTGCGAGGCCGGGCCGATCCGCAGTTCCTCAGGCATGCGCCTGTTGCCGGACCTGATCGCCGGACGCTCGGACGAACGCTTCGACACCTTGCTGATCGCCGGCGCGCCGAACGCCTCGCGCGCGCGCCTCAAGGACAGCGTGCTGGCCTGGATCCGTGCGAGCGCGACGAAATCGCGGCGTTACGGCTCGGTCTGCACCGGCGCGTTCGCGCTCGCCGCCGCCGGCCTGCTCGACGGCCGCCGCGCGACCACGCATTGGGCCGCCGCCGCCGCGCTCGCCTCGGCGTATCCGAACGCGACGATCGAAGCCGATGCACTGATCGTGCGCGACGGCAAACTGCGCACCGCCGCGGGCGTCACCGCCGGCCTGGATCTCGCCCTGGCCTTGGTCGAGGAAGATCTCGGGCGCGAACTGGCGATGCGGGTGGCGTCGCAGTTGGTGATGTTCTTCAAGCGCCCGGGCGGGCAATTGCAGTTCAGCCGCCACGGCCAGGCGCATCCGGCCGGACGTTCGGCGCTGCAGGAAGTGCAGCGTTGGGTCGCGGCGAATCCGGCGCAGGATCACAGCGTCGATGCGCTGGCCGAACGCGCGGGTTTGAGCCCGCGGCATTTCGCGCGCTTGTTCCTGGCTGAAGTCGGGATCACGCCGGCGGCGTGGGTCGAGTCGGCGCGGATCGACCGCGCGCGCGATTTGCTGGAATCCGGCCACGCGCCCAAGCAAGTCGCGGCGCTGTGCCGCTTCGCCAACGCCGACACGCTGCGGCGCTCGTTCGCGCGCCACCTCGGCGTCACGCCGGCGGAGTATCGGCGGCGGCACGGTCACGGCCGCGCCTGAGGCGGTTCGCGCGGCGGCTTATTTGCCGATGCAGAAGCTCGAAAAGATATGCCCGAGCAAATCGTCGGCGCGCACGCGGCCGGTGATTTCGCCTAGCGCATCGTGCGCCTGGCGCAAGGCTTCGGCGGCGAGGTCGAGCATTTCGTGGTCGAGTTGCGCGCGCGCGTCGTCGAGTTCGTCGCGCGCGCGCAGCAGCGCATCGACGTGGCGCGCGCGCGCGGTGAACGCGCCTTCGCTGGCGTCGGCGGCGTCGCCCTGCGCCAGCGCGCGCAAACGCGCGTGCAGACGATCGAGCCCGGCGCCGCTGCGCGCGGACACGAACACGCGGTCTTCGCCGCCGATGTCGGCCGGCGTGGGCGAACCGTAGTCGGATTCGATCAGGTCGATCTTGTTGTAGACGTACAGGCAGGCCGGCACGCCGACGATGGCATCGGCGACCGAAGCCAGGCCGCTGTCGGGATCGCGCGCATCCAGCACCACGATGGCGAGATCGGCGCGG
It includes:
- a CDS encoding HD domain-containing protein, producing the protein MNPDIDGIRIPDSALAREITELVRDTASPLLFHHSSRVYYFAALAGRERGLKFDPELLYCGCMFHDLGLTHRHSSACERFEVDGANAARDFLGARGIAPYDIDTVWTAIALHTTPGIPQHMHPLIALVTAGVEMDVLGLTYDRYSDAQREAVVREHPRGARFKEAILQAFYDGIRHKPETTFGNVKADVIADKEPGFARGNFCSVIRGSKWPS
- a CDS encoding GlxA family transcriptional regulator, whose amino-acid sequence is MARTIAILALPSVQLLDVSGPLDVFAQANTETGREAYALRVVACEAGPIRSSSGMRLLPDLIAGRSDERFDTLLIAGAPNASRARLKDSVLAWIRASATKSRRYGSVCTGAFALAAAGLLDGRRATTHWAAAAALASAYPNATIEADALIVRDGKLRTAAGVTAGLDLALALVEEDLGRELAMRVASQLVMFFKRPGGQLQFSRHGQAHPAGRSALQEVQRWVAANPAQDHSVDALAERAGLSPRHFARLFLAEVGITPAAWVESARIDRARDLLESGHAPKQVAALCRFANADTLRRSFARHLGVTPAEYRRRHGHGRA